One stretch of Penaeus vannamei isolate JL-2024 chromosome 7, ASM4276789v1, whole genome shotgun sequence DNA includes these proteins:
- the LOC138862168 gene encoding uncharacterized protein has protein sequence MKQWDCSNHQGITLLSIPGKFLAHILLRRIRDHLLRHKRPEKSRFTPGKSTIDHILALRVIDFEDLLGEPVQSVRARGEDLEVTESFTYLDSVVHNSGLSDQEVTRQIGLKAGVMNSLNKSSWRCRHLCRGTKLRLVKYLIMPVLLYSSETWTLSCALEFRLDAFCNRSWRRIMGYCLQDHVSNLETGIGSVICTICDRQLRLYSHLS, from the exons ATGAaacaatgggactgcagcaatcaccaaggcatcacactgctcagtataccagggaagtttctcgcccacatccttctaagacgtatcagagaccacctactgaggcacaaGAGGCCAGAGAAAtctagattcactcctggtaagtccacaatagaccatatccttgcacttcgagtcatt gactttgaggacttgctaggagaacctgttcagtcggtacgtgctcgTGGCGAGGACTtggaagtcacagagagctttacataccttgatagtgtagttcataactctgggctgtcagaccaggaagtcaccagacagattggcctgaaagcaggggtcatgaactctctcaacaagagtagtTGGAGATGCCGGCACCTATGCAGAGGGACTAAGCTACGCTTAGTCAAATACCTGATAATGCctgttttgctatacagtagtgaaacctggacattatcctgtgccttggagtttcgtcttgatgccttttgtaataggtcctggcgccggatcatggggtactgtttgcaggaccatgtgtccaaccttGAGACTGGCATAGgatctgttatctgcacaatttGTGATCGCCagctcaggctatacagccacctttCCTAa